The genome window AGCGCTTGATGCACTCCAAGGTCAGGTCGAATCGGTCGTCAATGAGCCGTGATATGCCTCTGGCCTGATTTATTGTGTGCTTTCGCTCCACCTGATTGTTGGGAAAATGAGGTACGCACCTATTGTTGAACCATGATCAAATAGCTCCTGCACTTCCTTCGGAATTTGCGTGGTAAGCCACTTCTTGTTCGTCTGATTTTTGTAGGAGTGAGTGATGGCGTCGCTCCCCAATGAGAAGTCGCCCAATGCAGAGCTGTGGAATAGGTAGCAGCTAGGCTTGTCATCTCGCAAGTCGAAGAAGTCACCACTCGGCAAGGACTTGCTCCAAAGAAGTTTGTGATAGCGTCGCAATGTGGGACTGGTGGCATCAGGATCCCCGCCATTGGCGTCGATATACATATTGAAGCTTGTATCAATCATGGAGGGACCGTGATGCGGGAATTGGATTCTTCTCCTGGGTAACGTTTTCTGACCTAACGATTCGGATCAGGCGGCGAGCGGGAAGCGTCGATGACACGACAGATGCCATTCGAGCCGTTGCCTGTATCCGGTTTGTCCGCCTTCATGGGTGGCCGTGGATGCTGCCTGCATTTTGATTGGCTTTCGCCTCGTTGTGCCTTCTGAAGTCCCGGCCAAGGCAGATTAGCCAGAAGAGAATGAGGATGCCATAGGAGGCGATGTGAGCCAGCCATGAATATCGGTATATAGCCGAGCGGGGAAACTCACGCCACGATCTCCGAAGCCACCAACGCTCAACCACGACTGACATGAAGTATGCTGGAACCATCAAAGTGATAGCCGCACAGGGGATCATCCACCACATGTCCTTCTCATACGGGATGAGCCACGGAGCCTGAACTGTCACGGCGTAGATCTTCTGGCCGGTGGTCGAAAGCCCCAGCGCAGCTCCAGTGTTAAAGACGAACATCCCGCCGACCATGAGTAACCACATGAGCGGAAAACCCAAGACCATCGAAAGGAGATTGGCCACGGATACTGCTGGAAGCGTCTTCCGCCAAGTCGTCTGAAAAGTGCGCTTGGCAATCCAAGACTCAGCCAAGATAATGGGCAACAGGGCGGCGGCAATGGTCGGCATATGCACGAACAACATGGGGACACCGATATTGGCGAGCATGATTAGCATGGAGGCGTCTTGTTGTTGGCCGAACGTTGTTTAGCCTCATTAAATCGTGTGCGAATCTAATTCGTCCACAGTTCTTTGTGGATTGGCAGTGTTGAGTTGATGGAAAAAGAGGGCGCGGACGAAAGGAAAGGATTTGGATGAATGAGCCGATGGAAGCGAAAATGTCGCCGGAGGTCAAGCCTTGGGTTTTCTGATGCTGAGCTTCACACCGCAAGAGTCTGGAGACACGCGTGAGATGAGTTCTATCTCCTGCGGTGTTTTTAATTCATAGCTCTGAGATAGCGCCCCGAGTCCCGCCGTTTGGGTGACATGAACACCCACCGCTGCCATTTCCTGCGTGGAGCCATTGTCGATTGTCGCAAAGCCCAAAGCGAAGAATCTCGGCTTCCGCATGCTGATCCACGAGGTCGTCGCGAGTGAGCTGTTTCAGAACAAATGAACCGTCGCACCATGAAAACACTCGCTACAGCTCTGATCGTTGCGTTGTGCCTCAACAGCATGCTGCACGCGCAAACGCATCCAGCGATGCGACCGCTGCCCGTGGTCTCAAAGTCGGCTCTGACGAAGGGGCCGCGGCATTTTGTCGATGCCACGCGTGGTGATGATGCCAAGGCGGGCACCGAGCAGGAACCGTGGAAAACGCTCGGTCATGCGCTGCGCCGATTGAAACCGGGTGACACGCTCTATCTGCGCGGCGGCACCTATTTTGAAAAGGTCCCACTCACGCAATCGGGCACGCCGGAGCAGCCGATCACCATCGCTTCGTATCCTGGTGAGCTGGCGGTGATCGACGGCAGCGCGCGCGAGTTTCAGGAGACTCCTGCGTCGAGTTGGGAGCCGCTGTCGAGCGGTGCGGAGGGCGAGTTCGTTTCCACACGGAGCTTTGCGGATGTGGATGACCGCCGCGTGCCGCATCAGTTCCTCCCGGCCGCGTGGGAGCCGATGTGGGGCATTGAGGAGCAGCGGCCGCTCGCGCTTGGCCATTTCGCGGATTCGATGGTGCCGCTGCATGGCTACCGCTCGCTGAAGGATCTACGTTCCATGAACGAGCTGTGGGTGAAGGGCAAGAAGGAGGATTTTGACTTCTACTGCGGACCCGGCGTGTGGTTTGACCGCGAGACGGGGCGTGTACACATCCGGCTCGCGCACCACCAGCTCGACGGTCTCGGCAACCGCGCGTATCGCGGCGAGACGGACCCGCGCAAGCTGCCGCTCATCATTGCGCTCGGCTTTGGCGACGATGTTTTGCGCCTCACCGGCATCAAGCATGTGCGTCTGCAAAATCTCATCCTGCGCGGAGCCACCGGCAGTCCGATGATCAGCATCTACGGCTGCGAAAACATCCAGATCGATCACTGCGCCATCTTCGGCGGGAATCCGGGCCTGCTCATCAATGCCTCGAAAAACATCACCATGACCCACAGCACCATGCGCGGCCTCGCAGCACCGTGGACTGGGCGCGCGCATATGAAATACCGTGGCACCGCTTCCTACCAGATCGTGCTGCGCGACGACCAGCCGATCAACGAGAACATCGAGTTCGCGAACTGTGAGTTCACCGACGACCACGATTTCGCCTTCCTGCGTTTCGCGAAAAATCTGAAACTGCACCACTGTTTCATCGATAACTTCAACGACGACGGCTTCGAGGTCGGCCCGAAACGTCGGGATCACACGCTCTACATCTTCCAGAACCGCATCGGCGGCATTCTCAGCCACTTCACGCAGCATGAGATGGACAAGGACGAGGCTCCGCTGGATCACGATCCGGGTGCGGGAGCCTACATTTATCGCAACGTCATCGACCAGCGCGCTGGAGCCTATTATCAATCGCCGTCCGAACCCGATCCGAGTGGAGACTTCCTGCACCACGAAGGCCATCTCGTCGGCGACCATGGCGGTCCGATCTGGGCCGTGATGCGCTGGTATCACAATTCCATCCTGCGCCGCACACCCACCTTCCGCGACTACTTCCTGCTCGGTCTCGGTGCGCAAGGCATCCGCAGCACCGAGCGCGATGTCTTCAACAACATCCTCGTCCAGATCGACAAGATGCCCGGCGCGAGTTTCGCCGGCCTCAAGGAACCCTGGAGCCTGCGCGAAGGCGGCAACATCCTCTGGGGCGTGAATGACAGTTCCAAAGCCGACCCTTTCGCTAAATTCCGCGCCTCACCGTTGTTTGAAGCGAGCAAAAAAATCCACGCAGCAGGCTGGACCACGCAGGATCGTGTCCTTGATCCGAAATTTGCCTCGCTGACCGATCTCCGCCTGCAAGGTGACAGCCCCGCCATCAACACCGGCATCGCCTTGCCCGCCGAGTGGCCTGATGAGATGCGCGCTGATGACAAAGACGCGCCCGATGTGGGGGCGCTGCCGATTGGCGCGAAGCCGTGGGGTGTCGGTGTCGATGGCCGCGTGCCGCTGTTTGGTGAATCGACGAACAAGAACTGAGGGCGTGGCAATCAGCCAGATTACTCAACCGCTTTCGGCTTCAGCACCGTGCCGTCCGGCGTGGCGGCCTTGAAGGCGAAAGTCCAGCCGCCGTGATTGGTGCCTGACTCGTTGTTCAGGGTGAGCAGGATACGATTGGTGCCTTTCTTGAGCGGCACTTCAATCTTCGCGGTGCGGAAATGCGTGTGCGCGCCGAGGTCGAGCGGTTTGTCCTGATTCACGCGCAGCACGAGGTGATCATCCCAGGTGATTTGGAATTGCGCGGTCATGTCGCGGTCAGCATCGAGCACGCAACCGGCCTGCGCGGCCACGCCGGTGAAATGCGCGCCCGCACCGCGTTTGTGCGGACGGAAGGCGTGATTGAAGTCGGTGAAGCCATGATCGCTGCGCTGCTTCACCCAGCCTTCGCCGCCAAGTTTGAAAACGGCATCGAGCGGCGAGCGCAGCGCGGTGTCGATGGCGGCATTCTTTTCGTTCACGAGCGTGCCATTGAGCCACCAGGAGCCGTGATCGGGCAGCGGCAGGTCCGTGACACCGCGCTTGAGTTCGACGCCGGGGAGGAACTCCTCGAACTTCGGCAGCTTCACGAAGGGCCGGCGCGGCTTGGTTTGATACCAATACACCGTGGCGCACACGTCGTTCTCCATCGTGCCGAAGCGCATGTGGATGGACTCGCGCCACTTGATTGGATCAGGCACAAAGAATCGATAACCCACCAGCCGCTGTGCCACGCGTGCCTCACCGGTGTCCTCATGCGTGTAGTAAGGCATACCGGACCACAGGTGCGTCTCGGGGGGATGCAGCGCGCCACCGAACGACGTGCCGAACACATCCTCGCCGCCAATGCCGCGGATGAACGCGGGATGGTCGCCAAGGCCGTCGATGAAGATGTTGTCGGCCCCGCCGTGGCTCCAGCGGTCGGTGTTGTCGATGAGCCGCACGCCATAGACGAATCCGATCAACTGCCCTGGGCCATCCGCATCGAGCATGAAGAAATCTTCGCCATAGCTCGCGGTCGGCATTTCGCGCCGCCAGCTTGCGCAGAAGCGGCGCTGCTCCTTCAACTCTTGATCGGGAT of Prosthecobacter sp. contains these proteins:
- a CDS encoding DUF2961 domain-containing protein gives rise to the protein MKHCIPVIIAFLFAHALPVSAEPSGLFALDLPEVAVSERVSFVKRLEANQRETYATLDGPGCIKHIYLCFSKPIVPTAVQMMNRKIIIRIFFDDSPIPHVEAPAGDFFGVMHGQNHYAIDTPLLSAKQWSALNSYFEMPFARKARIEFETGGEGMAVYLQVDWHRYPDQELKEQRRFCASWRREMPTASYGEDFFMLDADGPGQLIGFVYGVRLIDNTDRWSHGGADNIFIDGLGDHPAFIRGIGGEDVFGTSFGGALHPPETHLWSGMPYYTHEDTGEARVAQRLVGYRFFVPDPIKWRESIHMRFGTMENDVCATVYWYQTKPRRPFVKLPKFEEFLPGVELKRGVTDLPLPDHGSWWLNGTLVNEKNAAIDTALRSPLDAVFKLGGEGWVKQRSDHGFTDFNHAFRPHKRGAGAHFTGVAAQAGCVLDADRDMTAQFQITWDDHLVLRVNQDKPLDLGAHTHFRTAKIEVPLKKGTNRILLTLNNESGTNHGGWTFAFKAATPDGTVLKPKAVE